From one Stieleria sp. JC731 genomic stretch:
- a CDS encoding sulfatase — protein MRLIAAALVLAALLQAFGLQSPSCIAADASPPNIVFVLCDDHRFDCMGVAGHPFIETPHMDAMANEGAMLTRAYVTTSLCSPSRASILTGQYAHNHRVVDNYHPVDPNLVFFPQQLQDAGYDTAFFGKWHMGGEIDDPQRGFDHWIAFKGQGTYWPDGHGTTREVPQTTYDGFNINGKRVPQKGYITDELTDYALQWLTNRDSEKPFFIYVSHKGVHADFVPADRHRGRYDDEPLPIKIPSVDQMRQGNLPMWVRNQRNSRHGVDFGYNLADFSPEVYYRRYCESLLAVDDSIGKLDAYLKSEGIRDNTLFVYMGDNGFQFGDHGLIDKRVAYEASARVPLLMRMPGTIPAGDRFEALVGNIDVGPTLLDAAGAPALKSVDGESFWAALCAGKDSSGEVERHLLYEYYWERNYPHTPTLHAVIGGRWKYIRCHGLWDRDELYDLESDPEEMHNLIDEPEHADRIKEMNRKLWSLLQESAGHEIPLLEDRGPVFPWRHPSHSGQASFPAEYFRTSEKAD, from the coding sequence ATGCGTCTGATCGCCGCTGCATTGGTGTTGGCTGCCCTTCTTCAAGCCTTCGGTCTCCAGTCTCCGTCCTGCATTGCCGCGGATGCGAGCCCGCCAAACATCGTGTTCGTTCTCTGTGACGATCACCGTTTTGATTGTATGGGTGTCGCCGGTCACCCGTTTATCGAAACGCCGCACATGGACGCGATGGCAAACGAAGGGGCCATGCTGACGCGTGCCTACGTGACGACTTCGCTATGTTCGCCCAGTCGGGCATCCATCCTGACGGGACAGTACGCGCATAACCACCGCGTCGTCGACAACTATCACCCAGTCGACCCGAACTTAGTTTTCTTTCCGCAGCAGCTGCAGGATGCAGGTTACGACACGGCTTTCTTTGGCAAGTGGCACATGGGCGGCGAGATCGATGATCCCCAGCGTGGCTTTGATCATTGGATCGCCTTCAAAGGCCAAGGAACCTACTGGCCCGACGGACACGGGACCACGCGCGAAGTTCCCCAGACGACCTACGATGGTTTCAATATCAACGGCAAGCGTGTGCCCCAAAAGGGATACATCACCGATGAGTTAACCGACTACGCGCTCCAGTGGCTAACAAATCGTGATTCGGAAAAGCCATTCTTTATCTACGTCAGCCACAAAGGTGTGCATGCTGATTTTGTACCCGCCGATCGACATCGCGGCCGATACGACGATGAACCGCTGCCAATCAAGATCCCAAGTGTCGACCAGATGCGGCAGGGGAATCTTCCGATGTGGGTTCGCAATCAACGCAACAGTCGCCACGGTGTTGACTTTGGATACAACCTCGCTGACTTTTCTCCAGAGGTTTACTACCGGCGATATTGCGAATCACTGTTGGCTGTGGACGACAGCATTGGGAAGTTGGACGCGTATTTGAAATCCGAAGGCATTCGAGATAACACGCTCTTCGTTTACATGGGGGACAACGGGTTCCAGTTCGGTGACCACGGATTGATTGATAAACGTGTCGCTTATGAAGCGAGCGCGCGTGTTCCGTTGTTGATGCGGATGCCCGGAACGATTCCTGCTGGCGACCGTTTCGAAGCTTTGGTGGGCAACATCGATGTTGGTCCGACGTTGCTAGATGCCGCAGGTGCACCGGCGCTAAAGAGCGTTGATGGCGAGAGTTTTTGGGCTGCCCTTTGTGCCGGCAAAGATTCTTCTGGCGAAGTCGAACGTCACCTGTTGTATGAGTATTACTGGGAACGCAACTATCCGCACACTCCGACGCTACATGCCGTGATCGGTGGACGTTGGAAGTACATCCGTTGCCATGGGCTTTGGGACCGTGACGAGCTTTATGATCTCGAAAGCGATCCTGAAGAGATGCACAACCTGATTGATGAACCCGAGCATGCTGATCGGATCAAGGAGATGAATCGCAAGTTGTGGTCGTTGCTGCAGGAATCAGCTGGGCACGAGATTCCGCTCTTGGAAGACCGCGGCCCAGTGTTCCCTTGGCGGCATC
- the infA gene encoding translation initiation factor IF-1, producing the protein MGKKEEAFEVEGTVTQALANTRFRVQLETGNEVMAHVAGRMRKHFIRIVPGDKVRVELSPYDLTKGRITYRER; encoded by the coding sequence TTGGGAAAGAAAGAAGAAGCTTTCGAGGTCGAGGGCACTGTTACACAGGCCCTCGCGAACACCCGGTTTCGAGTTCAACTGGAAACCGGCAACGAAGTCATGGCGCACGTCGCAGGACGGATGCGCAAGCACTTCATCCGTATCGTCCCGGGCGATAAAGTCCGTGTCGAGCTTTCTCCTTATGACCTAACGAAAGGTCGTATCACCTACCGAGAACGTTAG
- the rpsI gene encoding 30S ribosomal protein S9 — translation MTLVKKDKINGDSLGTGRRKSSVARVRVRDGAGKVTINRRPLEEYFVNDQDQKAVNETLAAVELLGKLDVIVRVTGGGLTGQSGAVRMGLARALVSYDESLHDALRDGGFLTRDSRMKERKKPGLRGARRGVQFSKR, via the coding sequence ATGACCCTGGTCAAAAAAGACAAAATTAACGGCGATTCGTTGGGGACTGGCCGACGAAAAAGCAGCGTCGCTCGCGTTCGTGTTCGCGACGGTGCTGGCAAAGTCACCATCAACCGACGCCCTCTCGAAGAGTACTTCGTTAACGACCAAGACCAAAAGGCCGTCAACGAGACTCTGGCGGCTGTCGAGCTGTTGGGTAAACTTGACGTAATCGTCCGCGTCACCGGTGGCGGTCTGACCGGCCAAAGCGGTGCAGTTCGCATGGGCCTTGCCCGTGCCCTGGTCAGCTACGACGAATCTCTCCACGACGCCCTTCGTGACGGCGGCTTCCTGACTCGCGATTCGCGAATGAAGGAACGGAAGAAGCCAGGTTTGCGTGGTGCCCGTCGTGGCGTCCAGTTCAGCAAACGATAA
- the rplM gene encoding 50S ribosomal protein L13: MAKPGQVEKSWHVVDASDEVLGRLASDIAVILMGKHRPEYTPHTDCGDFVIVTNAEKVAMTGRKMDVRHYTWYTGYPGLRLESYGDRQDRKPEDLIFHAVRRMLPKNKLARQMISKLKIYAGPEHPHSAQNPQPMQRTSKKVS, translated from the coding sequence ATGGCCAAGCCGGGCCAAGTCGAAAAGAGCTGGCATGTTGTCGACGCCAGCGACGAGGTGCTCGGACGACTGGCGAGTGACATCGCCGTCATTTTGATGGGCAAGCATCGCCCCGAGTACACCCCGCACACTGATTGCGGCGACTTTGTAATCGTCACCAATGCCGAAAAAGTCGCAATGACCGGACGAAAAATGGACGTTCGTCACTACACCTGGTACACCGGCTATCCCGGACTGCGTCTGGAAAGCTATGGCGATCGCCAAGATCGTAAGCCAGAAGACCTGATCTTCCACGCGGTTCGCCGCATGCTGCCAAAGAACAAGTTGGCACGCCAAATGATCTCGAAATTGAAGATCTACGCGGGCCCCGAGCACCCACACTCGGCGCAAAACCCCCAGCCGATGCAACGTACTAGCAAGAAAGTTAGCTAG
- a CDS encoding FAD-binding domain-containing protein, which translates to MTSARRTRYNFALERAIFRAKELSLPLVIFEPIRVRYQWASDRIHQFVIEGMRDNAEALKDKPVTYFPYVEPTPGAGSPLLRTLAKNAAIVVTDEYPCFFLPHLITAVKDNLPVPLEVVDTNGIVPLRMPDRTFTVAHSYRRWMQKNILDCLTEFPKANPFANVKLPTLDKLPSAVTRRWKAADFDKLLNGGLSKIPIDHDVVPSPVLTGGSVAAGKSLDRFINRRLDDYGEDRNHPDENATTELSAHLHFGHIGAHDIVQSVLDNEHWTPDKLNKPNGKNHGFWSTSESAEGFLDQVLTWREMGFNMAFREPDRYDKLDSLPDWAKKTIAETADDERPVVYDLEQFESAQTHDELWNAGQRQLVQHGMMHNYIRMLWGKKILHWTESVDDALRIMVHLNNKYALDGRDPNSYSGIFWVLGRYDRAWGPKRPVFGSLRYMTSDSARKKLHLSGYLKEFSAK; encoded by the coding sequence ATGACTTCGGCTCGTAGAACACGATACAACTTTGCCTTGGAACGCGCGATTTTTCGGGCGAAAGAGCTTTCGCTTCCGCTGGTGATTTTTGAACCCATCCGCGTCCGCTATCAGTGGGCCAGCGATCGGATTCATCAGTTTGTCATCGAAGGAATGCGAGACAACGCGGAGGCTTTGAAGGACAAGCCCGTCACGTATTTTCCATACGTCGAACCGACCCCAGGTGCCGGTTCACCGCTGCTTCGAACGCTCGCCAAAAACGCAGCCATCGTGGTGACGGACGAATACCCCTGCTTCTTTCTTCCACATTTGATCACGGCGGTCAAAGACAATTTGCCCGTGCCTTTGGAAGTTGTCGACACCAACGGAATTGTCCCGCTGCGGATGCCAGACAGGACCTTCACGGTCGCACACAGCTATCGCCGCTGGATGCAAAAAAACATTCTGGATTGCCTAACGGAGTTCCCCAAGGCGAACCCATTTGCGAACGTCAAGCTACCGACGTTGGATAAATTGCCGTCCGCGGTGACGAGACGCTGGAAGGCTGCGGATTTTGACAAGCTGCTCAATGGTGGATTATCCAAGATCCCGATTGATCACGACGTCGTGCCCAGTCCAGTGCTCACTGGGGGCAGCGTCGCGGCGGGGAAAAGTCTCGATCGGTTTATTAATCGGCGACTCGATGACTACGGCGAAGATCGCAACCATCCCGATGAAAACGCAACGACCGAGCTAAGCGCGCATCTTCATTTTGGTCATATCGGAGCACACGATATCGTCCAGTCGGTGCTTGATAACGAACACTGGACCCCCGACAAGCTGAATAAACCGAACGGCAAAAACCACGGGTTCTGGAGCACCAGCGAATCCGCCGAAGGCTTCCTTGACCAGGTCCTGACTTGGCGCGAGATGGGATTCAACATGGCGTTTCGTGAACCCGATCGATACGACAAACTGGATTCGCTGCCGGACTGGGCTAAGAAGACGATCGCGGAAACAGCAGACGATGAACGCCCAGTGGTTTATGACCTGGAGCAGTTTGAATCCGCTCAGACACACGATGAGCTTTGGAATGCCGGTCAGCGTCAATTGGTTCAGCACGGGATGATGCACAACTACATCCGAATGCTTTGGGGAAAGAAAATCCTGCACTGGACCGAGTCCGTCGACGATGCCCTGCGGATCATGGTTCACTTGAACAACAAGTATGCCCTCGATGGGAGGGACCCCAACTCGTACAGCGGGATATTTTGGGTGTTAGGCAGATACGATCGCGCTTGGGGGCCGAAGCGTCCGGTGTTTGGCAGCCTTCGCTACATGACGAGCGACAGTGCGCGCAAGAAGTTGCATCTGAGCGGCTACCTCAAGGAGTTTTCGGCGAAGTGA
- a CDS encoding A24 family peptidase, which produces MTRHRLRKRIPLLITLMAIGLCVAGYVLGLAYVQAQIYDFYEFEDLVGPRLIDAVIASWLIYFCSSIGSFLNVVAWRMPRGEGIGGRSHCPRCNATLCKRDNVPILGWISLTGRCRTCSLPISRRYPIVEALVGITLTIVGIAELYSLALPAQFVHGHGGPLWAPQVGPILITILSYHAVVLSTLWAMTLIRIDGVRLPRKLLGFAAVAIIVPILVYPMLMVVPWQTQRPTHWVPSGLYYDALMRVITATVAAAFVGRVLAKGLCPTADLKLDPLGKGTARLVDLIAMLTIAAVAVGWQSFPALVVVAGVLTVLLKPLLRTIPINDGPKGQIQSRGMMEAFAFALPFALTLHLAFWRVLWNFEYWPSDQSERGVIIAWSLAVLALPIFLREPKADIAETAAAPIDLDDDDSEDDDSEDEDNGEPSADPATQPATEQATEQATEPPLVDPNR; this is translated from the coding sequence TTGACTCGACATCGACTGCGAAAGCGAATCCCGCTGTTGATCACCCTGATGGCGATCGGGCTGTGCGTTGCCGGCTATGTGTTGGGACTGGCCTACGTTCAAGCACAGATTTACGATTTTTACGAGTTCGAAGATCTGGTCGGCCCGCGTTTGATCGACGCCGTCATCGCATCGTGGCTGATTTACTTTTGCAGCTCCATCGGAAGCTTTTTAAACGTGGTTGCCTGGCGCATGCCCCGAGGAGAAGGCATTGGCGGAAGGTCCCATTGCCCACGCTGCAACGCCACGCTTTGTAAACGTGACAACGTTCCCATCCTGGGCTGGATCTCGCTGACAGGCCGCTGCCGGACCTGCTCGCTACCGATTTCTCGGCGTTACCCGATTGTTGAGGCACTGGTCGGGATCACGTTGACGATCGTCGGCATCGCCGAGCTTTACTCGTTGGCTTTGCCGGCGCAGTTCGTCCACGGCCATGGTGGTCCGCTTTGGGCACCACAGGTCGGCCCCATCCTGATCACAATCCTGTCATACCATGCGGTTGTCCTAAGTACGCTGTGGGCAATGACGCTGATTCGAATCGATGGTGTCAGGTTGCCTCGGAAATTACTCGGGTTTGCTGCCGTCGCGATCATCGTGCCTATCTTGGTTTACCCGATGCTGATGGTTGTCCCTTGGCAAACACAGCGACCGACGCACTGGGTTCCAAGCGGACTGTACTACGACGCACTGATGCGGGTGATCACGGCGACCGTCGCTGCGGCATTCGTTGGCCGAGTGCTGGCCAAAGGGCTTTGCCCGACCGCAGATTTGAAGCTCGATCCGCTGGGAAAAGGCACCGCACGCCTGGTTGATTTGATCGCGATGCTGACGATTGCGGCGGTCGCAGTCGGCTGGCAATCGTTTCCCGCGTTGGTGGTTGTCGCTGGGGTGCTAACCGTGCTACTGAAGCCACTGCTTCGCACAATCCCGATCAACGATGGCCCCAAAGGCCAAATCCAATCTCGCGGAATGATGGAAGCGTTCGCGTTCGCGTTGCCATTTGCGTTGACGCTTCATCTCGCATTCTGGCGAGTCCTCTGGAACTTTGAATACTGGCCCAGCGACCAAAGCGAACGCGGTGTGATTATCGCTTGGTCGTTAGCCGTTTTGGCTCTGCCGATCTTCTTGCGTGAACCCAAGGCCGACATTGCCGAAACGGCCGCAGCGCCGATCGACCTTGATGATGACGATTCGGAAGACGATGATTCAGAAGACGAGGACAACGGCGAGCCATCTGCTGATCCGGCAACTCAACCGGCAACCGAGCAGGCCACTGAACAAGCAACCGAGCCGCCGCTCGTTGACCCTAACCGTTGA
- a CDS encoding GntP family permease, giving the protein MKFVRISAGLSKPTMRLRAAHLFTHASPSVPALIDASLFGLTDLLGSSASDVFVLAQADVAENPLQPTPLIALLVLGIALLLVLILWLKLSAFLALLIVSVLVAATSRLVNPAAVPLTQVADTIVSSMGGALGFIATIIGVGAIFGAILEHSGGTQSLANFLVRKFGAKHAPWAMLLTGFIISVPVFLDVALVILAPLLYALARDTKRPFLHFGLPLVAGLAVTHGFVPPTPGPVAVAYFLGVNLGWVILFGVLVGLPTALICGPPLCIWLSKGVEITMPEEEFVEESEVALPSVGFILALIGLPIGMILANTIVEQYYASGLPEGLTRQERGAQLSALLSSSPLPMQLISFLGHPVIALLLSTTIALYFLGTRRGVDRETLLEISTKALGPAGIIILITGAGGVFKGVLAATGITDAMEIMFADSGISVLLLAWVFATLIRIAQGSATVAMLTAAGLMGNFTVGMTQPQLALIAVAIAAGATGFSHVNDSGFWMISRYFKMSEGQTLRTWGVISTCISLVGFSMAAVLWQFFG; this is encoded by the coding sequence ATGAAATTCGTTAGAATATCCGCCGGCCTATCCAAGCCTACGATGCGTTTACGCGCAGCCCACCTTTTCACCCACGCTTCTCCATCGGTGCCAGCCTTGATCGATGCCTCTTTGTTCGGACTGACGGACCTGCTCGGATCCAGTGCTTCAGACGTGTTCGTTTTGGCTCAGGCCGATGTCGCCGAAAACCCCCTGCAGCCGACACCGTTGATCGCGCTATTGGTGCTCGGGATCGCATTGTTGTTGGTGCTGATTTTGTGGCTGAAGCTGTCGGCCTTTTTGGCCCTGTTAATCGTTTCGGTGTTGGTGGCGGCAACCAGTCGTCTGGTCAATCCGGCAGCGGTCCCGCTGACCCAAGTTGCCGATACGATCGTCAGCAGCATGGGCGGGGCGCTCGGTTTTATCGCCACGATTATCGGGGTCGGGGCAATCTTTGGGGCGATCCTGGAACATAGCGGTGGAACTCAGTCGCTGGCGAACTTTTTGGTCCGTAAGTTCGGCGCCAAGCACGCGCCTTGGGCGATGTTGCTGACCGGATTCATCATTTCGGTGCCGGTCTTCTTGGATGTCGCCCTAGTGATTTTGGCGCCGCTGCTGTACGCCTTGGCGCGTGATACCAAACGACCGTTCTTGCATTTCGGTTTGCCGTTGGTCGCAGGGTTGGCGGTTACTCATGGATTTGTTCCGCCAACACCGGGTCCGGTTGCCGTCGCGTACTTCTTGGGCGTCAATCTGGGCTGGGTGATTCTGTTCGGCGTCTTGGTCGGGCTTCCGACCGCATTGATCTGTGGCCCTCCGCTGTGCATTTGGCTCAGCAAAGGCGTTGAGATCACGATGCCTGAAGAGGAATTTGTCGAGGAATCCGAAGTCGCATTGCCTTCGGTCGGATTCATCCTGGCGCTGATCGGTCTGCCCATTGGGATGATTTTGGCAAACACGATTGTCGAACAGTATTACGCGTCGGGACTGCCCGAAGGGTTGACCCGTCAAGAACGCGGCGCACAGCTTTCGGCGTTGTTGTCCAGCAGCCCTTTACCGATGCAATTGATCTCGTTTCTGGGGCACCCCGTCATCGCGCTGCTGTTGTCAACGACCATCGCGTTGTACTTCTTGGGCACACGCCGCGGTGTCGATCGAGAAACCTTGCTGGAGATTTCGACGAAGGCACTTGGGCCGGCAGGGATCATCATCTTGATCACCGGTGCTGGCGGGGTTTTCAAAGGAGTCTTGGCGGCGACTGGCATCACCGATGCGATGGAAATCATGTTTGCCGATTCAGGGATATCGGTCCTGTTGCTCGCCTGGGTTTTTGCCACGCTGATTCGAATCGCACAGGGGTCCGCGACGGTGGCGATGCTGACGGCCGCCGGGTTGATGGGGAACTTTACCGTCGGGATGACTCAGCCGCAGCTTGCGTTGATTGCGGTCGCGATCGCGGCAGGGGCAACCGGTTTTTCACACGTCAACGACTCGGGATTCTGGATGATCTCTCGCTACTTCAAGATGAGCGAAGGTCAGACGCTGCGTACCTGGGGCGTGATCTCAACATGTATCTCGCTGGTCGGTTTCAGTATGGCTGCCGTGCTATGGCAGTTTTTCGGTTAG
- the metF gene encoding methylenetetrahydrofolate reductase [NAD(P)H]: MTSTTKLSDHFQGEGCPISFELFPPKTDKGMELLERNVERLQEFGPAFFTCTYGAGGSTQSKTLDVVERVRKITDLPVASHLTCVGSTVDQLCDYLREAKQRGADYIVALRGDPPQGSTEFQAVEGGLRYANELVEVIRSEFDQQFGIAVAGYPEVHQEAVDAKTDLENLKRKVDAGADIVVTQLFYDNDDFYRFRDDCDKAGINIPVIPGILPVTNFKQAERIAGLCKARIPDSLTDAMNASDTEEGQFEIGVEHARQQTIDLMKNNVAGIHYYVLNKSDAAEKMLEGLSLGNA; the protein is encoded by the coding sequence ATGACATCCACGACCAAGCTTTCCGATCATTTCCAGGGCGAGGGCTGCCCGATTTCATTCGAACTGTTTCCACCCAAAACGGACAAAGGGATGGAGCTGTTGGAACGAAATGTTGAACGATTGCAAGAATTCGGTCCGGCGTTTTTCACCTGCACTTACGGTGCTGGCGGTTCAACCCAATCGAAGACATTGGATGTGGTCGAACGAGTCCGGAAGATCACCGACCTACCCGTCGCTTCACACCTGACCTGCGTGGGATCGACGGTTGATCAGCTTTGCGATTATCTACGCGAAGCGAAACAACGCGGAGCCGACTACATCGTCGCCCTTCGTGGCGACCCTCCCCAAGGAAGCACCGAATTCCAAGCCGTCGAAGGTGGACTCCGCTACGCCAATGAACTGGTCGAAGTCATCCGAAGCGAATTCGATCAGCAGTTCGGCATCGCTGTAGCCGGATACCCCGAAGTTCACCAAGAAGCCGTCGACGCAAAAACCGACCTGGAAAACTTGAAGCGAAAGGTCGACGCCGGCGCCGATATCGTCGTCACCCAATTGTTTTACGACAATGATGACTTCTATCGTTTCCGCGATGATTGCGACAAAGCCGGGATCAACATCCCAGTCATCCCCGGAATCTTGCCTGTCACGAATTTCAAACAGGCCGAACGGATCGCGGGACTTTGCAAAGCTCGCATTCCGGATTCATTGACCGATGCGATGAATGCGTCCGACACCGAGGAAGGGCAATTCGAAATCGGCGTCGAGCACGCACGTCAACAGACAATCGATCTGATGAAGAACAACGTCGCCGGAATCCACTACTACGTGCTTAACAAAAGCGATGCCGCAGAAAAGATGCTCGAAGGGCTGTCACTAGGCAATGCTTAA
- a CDS encoding PH domain-containing protein, whose protein sequence is MNETQSTATKPKRVVFPSAVDLWLAFLLMLGPIICAVITGISLWQGKNQEALICLLTGAGILLLIGILVIPCRYTITEDTLSIRCGLLLTRVPLDQIKGVEKSGSWLSAPAMSIRRVKVTTGSRFYLVSPSDRDRFIEELQTAVSRCGS, encoded by the coding sequence ATGAACGAAACACAAAGCACCGCTACCAAGCCCAAGCGTGTTGTCTTTCCTTCGGCAGTCGATTTGTGGCTGGCGTTTCTGTTGATGCTGGGGCCGATCATCTGTGCGGTCATCACCGGCATTTCGCTTTGGCAAGGCAAGAATCAAGAGGCACTGATTTGTCTGTTGACCGGTGCGGGAATCCTGCTGTTGATCGGCATCTTGGTGATTCCGTGCCGCTACACGATCACTGAGGATACGTTGTCGATTCGCTGTGGGTTGCTGCTGACGCGTGTGCCGCTTGACCAAATCAAAGGGGTCGAAAAAAGCGGCAGTTGGCTTAGCGCACCTGCGATGTCGATCCGTCGGGTGAAGGTCACCACCGGGTCGCGATTTTACTTGGTCTCGCCAAGCGATCGTGACCGGTTTATCGAAGAACTACAAACAGCGGTCAGCCGGTGCGGCTCGTGA
- a CDS encoding WD40 repeat domain-containing protein — MLAAIVLAIALNSERAGAVEPPIVDLVLTADGKSLLTVGQAGVQQYAYPSLDLRRTVAADSPNLHCAAFSPDQTMFAVGGGEPSQSGAVELFHWPSMKPAMRIRQHHDSVRDLVWLDDSNLVSAGLDRQILKCLIDQDGKVSVRMNQHSRAVHALCLLENILVSAGEDRSVRVWDCDTGQQQRNLNQHTGPVVALAKPMRSHLADRHSDAGADAGKSPSLVASASLDRSIRFWQPGIGRMVRYIRLDAQPTCLAWLDDGRHLVAGCVDGGIRIIDAANVRVIETVPVIDGWVYCVVASTVDSAIVVGGSDAALHRIQLGDDFKTTMGKRD; from the coding sequence ATGCTGGCTGCGATTGTACTCGCGATTGCCTTGAACTCAGAAAGGGCCGGTGCTGTCGAACCGCCCATCGTCGACTTGGTGCTTACTGCTGATGGCAAGTCGTTGTTGACCGTCGGCCAGGCCGGTGTGCAGCAGTACGCCTATCCCAGTTTGGATTTAAGGCGAACCGTTGCGGCCGACTCGCCCAATCTGCATTGTGCGGCGTTTTCACCGGACCAAACAATGTTCGCTGTCGGCGGTGGTGAGCCCTCGCAGTCGGGGGCCGTTGAATTATTTCATTGGCCCAGCATGAAGCCTGCGATGCGAATCCGTCAGCACCATGATTCGGTTCGAGACCTGGTTTGGCTTGACGATTCGAACCTCGTTTCGGCGGGACTCGATCGGCAGATCTTGAAATGTCTGATTGACCAGGACGGCAAGGTGTCGGTTCGTATGAATCAACATTCGCGAGCGGTCCATGCGCTTTGTCTGCTGGAAAACATCCTGGTCAGTGCGGGTGAAGACCGTTCGGTCCGCGTTTGGGATTGTGACACCGGTCAGCAGCAGCGAAATTTGAATCAGCACACCGGACCTGTCGTCGCACTTGCAAAGCCAATGCGGTCGCATCTGGCCGATCGCCATTCGGATGCAGGGGCGGATGCAGGGAAAAGTCCATCGCTGGTCGCGTCGGCTTCCCTCGATCGATCGATTCGATTTTGGCAGCCAGGTATCGGCCGAATGGTTCGTTACATTCGGCTGGATGCCCAACCGACCTGTCTTGCCTGGCTCGACGACGGACGGCATCTTGTTGCCGGCTGTGTCGATGGCGGAATTCGAATCATCGACGCGGCCAATGTGCGAGTGATCGAAACGGTGCCCGTCATCGACGGTTGGGTCTACTGCGTTGTCGCATCGACGGTCGATTCCGCGATCGTTGTTGGGGGCAGCGACGCAGCCTTGCACCGAATTCAACTTGGTGATGACTTCAAGACGACGATGGGTAAACGAGACTGA
- a CDS encoding TVP38/TMEM64 family protein: MAGFEVTSVAESIRQHGSVAIPLFIVLGMAGMSMMVPKTLVSLAAGSLFPFPTACAVLILTAVLAAMVNYHIARWCWPIEKMKPITAHTGHAERPLADAPLASVLIYMARDAGFYLHLLIRLTPIPTTVISYSMGAAKAKRTPYLAAALVAAIPQLLYVYAANAALSNQASDDLQRLTSILSFGIAIVVSLVLPRIAMTQIRSIRQQPVTS, from the coding sequence ATGGCCGGATTTGAGGTCACGTCGGTCGCCGAAAGCATCCGCCAACATGGATCGGTCGCAATCCCGTTGTTTATCGTTCTGGGGATGGCCGGAATGTCGATGATGGTCCCCAAGACGCTGGTCAGTCTGGCCGCCGGATCGTTGTTTCCGTTCCCGACCGCGTGCGCCGTTTTGATCCTGACTGCCGTCCTTGCGGCGATGGTCAACTATCACATTGCCCGGTGGTGTTGGCCCATTGAAAAGATGAAGCCCATCACCGCGCATACCGGACATGCCGAACGTCCGCTTGCGGACGCGCCTCTAGCAAGCGTGCTAATCTACATGGCACGGGACGCAGGGTTTTACCTGCACTTGCTGATCCGCTTGACCCCGATTCCGACAACGGTGATCAGTTACTCGATGGGGGCGGCAAAGGCGAAACGCACGCCGTATCTTGCGGCAGCACTGGTCGCCGCGATACCGCAACTATTGTACGTGTACGCCGCAAATGCGGCTTTGTCGAATCAGGCAAGCGACGATTTGCAAAGGCTAACATCGATCTTGTCTTTTGGCATCGCGATCGTTGTCAGTCTCGTTTTGCCTCGAATCGCGATGACGCAGATCCGTTCCATTCGTCAGCAACCGGTCACTTCTTGA